From Salinibacterium sp. ZJ450, one genomic window encodes:
- a CDS encoding ABC transporter permease yields the protein MTFVDNGSSGVPLPDGELVTAAPPKGAIAGTKYSVKALYAHRELLGLLVRREIKSRYKDSSLGLVWSLLRPLTMLLIYYVAIGKFLGAERSIPQFAIFVFTGLTAWGLFSEIISGSTSSIVANSGLIKKVYLPREIFPLATVGSAGFNFLVQFAILLVATIALGQAPLSPSLWLLPLSLVALVLVAFSVGLLLSALNVYLRDIQHLVEVLLLVMFWASPIVYSYQFVNTALGGGWLEQLYLANPFTPIVLGFQKSMWIAGADQLWPPYLELRLVVVCLVSLVVLWVAQRIFAKLEGNFAQEL from the coding sequence GTGACCTTCGTTGACAACGGCTCGTCCGGCGTGCCTCTACCCGACGGGGAACTTGTCACTGCTGCGCCACCGAAAGGCGCAATCGCCGGCACCAAGTACTCGGTCAAGGCTCTGTACGCACATCGCGAGCTCTTGGGCCTGTTGGTCCGACGAGAGATCAAGTCTCGTTACAAGGACAGCTCACTCGGGCTCGTGTGGAGCCTGCTACGCCCGCTCACCATGCTGCTGATCTACTATGTGGCGATCGGGAAGTTCTTAGGAGCGGAGCGGTCCATTCCGCAATTTGCGATCTTCGTCTTCACCGGCCTGACCGCGTGGGGCCTGTTTTCGGAGATCATATCCGGGTCTACTAGTTCGATAGTGGCGAACTCCGGGTTGATTAAGAAGGTCTACCTTCCGCGAGAGATCTTCCCATTGGCCACTGTCGGCTCCGCTGGCTTCAACTTCCTTGTGCAGTTTGCGATTCTGCTCGTCGCAACGATTGCGCTGGGTCAAGCCCCTCTCAGCCCGTCGCTGTGGCTGCTGCCGTTATCTTTAGTCGCCCTTGTACTTGTAGCGTTCAGCGTTGGGTTGTTACTGTCCGCTCTGAACGTCTATCTGCGGGACATCCAGCACCTCGTCGAAGTGCTCCTGCTTGTGATGTTCTGGGCGTCACCGATTGTGTATTCGTACCAATTCGTCAACACCGCGCTTGGCGGCGGCTGGCTCGAGCAGCTGTATCTCGCGAACCCATTTACCCCGATCGTGCTCGGATTCCAAAAGTCGATGTGGATCGCCGGTGCCGATCAACTGTGGCCGCCATACCTTGAGCTGCGACTCGTGGTCGTGTGCCTCGTAAGTCTGGTAGTTCTTTGGGTTGCCCAACGAATCTTCGCAAAGCTCGAAGGCAATTTCGCCCAAGAGCTGTAA
- the rffA gene encoding dTDP-4-amino-4,6-dideoxygalactose transaminase yields the protein MLTAENIVFSRPYRTEKELPNIEAVLESGHVHGDGPFTAAATQKLKQISGAQNALLTTSCTHALEMSSLLLGLAPGDEVIMPSFTFPSAATAIALSGATPVFVDIDMTSGNVDVASAEQAITPRTKALSVVHYAGVAADMASLLALSSEYGLPIIEDNAHGLGGQWQGRSLGTIGSVGTQSFHDTKNIHCGEGGALLVNDQSLMERAEMIREKGTDRSRFLRGQVDKYTWTDIGSSYLLSELNAAVLDSQLAEFDSVQAKRHAVWDDYAENLADWADDNGATLMHVPDDRQHTAHMFYILMPTHHDQMGLIAHLRANGISAPFHYIPLDSSPGGLRYGRTPDACIASAEFSSRLVRLPLWAGLSTAQVDRVIDGVLGYAAVGRATMVA from the coding sequence ATGTTGACTGCGGAGAACATCGTTTTCAGCCGACCGTATCGCACCGAGAAAGAGCTTCCGAACATCGAGGCAGTCTTGGAATCAGGACATGTTCACGGTGACGGACCGTTTACTGCGGCCGCGACCCAGAAACTGAAGCAGATCAGCGGTGCGCAGAATGCGCTGTTGACGACTTCCTGCACACACGCGCTCGAAATGAGTAGCCTTCTGCTCGGCCTCGCCCCCGGCGACGAAGTCATCATGCCTAGCTTCACCTTCCCGTCTGCGGCGACGGCGATCGCCCTGAGCGGTGCCACCCCGGTGTTCGTGGACATCGATATGACCAGCGGCAACGTCGACGTTGCTTCCGCTGAGCAGGCGATCACGCCCCGCACCAAGGCGCTCTCTGTCGTGCACTACGCGGGAGTAGCCGCCGACATGGCATCGCTGCTGGCGCTCTCCTCCGAGTATGGGCTGCCGATCATCGAGGACAACGCACACGGTCTTGGCGGTCAATGGCAGGGGCGCTCGCTTGGCACCATCGGCAGCGTCGGCACGCAGAGCTTCCACGACACCAAGAACATCCACTGCGGCGAAGGCGGAGCGCTGTTGGTCAACGACCAGTCGCTGATGGAGCGCGCCGAGATGATTCGTGAGAAGGGCACAGACCGGTCACGCTTCCTTCGCGGCCAGGTCGACAAGTACACCTGGACCGACATCGGGTCGAGCTATCTGCTGAGCGAACTCAACGCCGCCGTGCTGGACTCTCAGTTGGCCGAGTTCGACTCGGTGCAGGCCAAGCGGCACGCGGTGTGGGACGACTACGCAGAGAACCTCGCGGACTGGGCAGACGACAACGGCGCGACGCTGATGCACGTTCCCGATGACAGGCAGCACACCGCGCACATGTTCTACATCCTGATGCCGACCCATCACGACCAGATGGGTCTGATCGCGCACCTGCGCGCTAATGGCATCTCGGCGCCGTTCCACTACATCCCGCTCGACTCCAGCCCCGGTGGATTGCGCTACGGACGCACCCCCGACGCATGTATTGCCAGCGCGGAATTCTCCAGCCGGCTCGTTCGCCTCCCGCTCTGGGCCGGGCTCTCCACCGCGCAGGTCGACCGCGTTATTGATGGCGTCCTCGGCTACGCGGCGGTAGGTCGCGCCACGATGGTCGCGTAA
- a CDS encoding ABC transporter ATP-binding protein: MTESSVVVQVRDVSKRFVIRKEKSLKERLVNFGRSNKHKEDFYALRDVNLNIQAGTTVGLIGPNGSGKSTLLKTIGGIIQPTTGEVKHRGRLAALLELGAGFHPDLTGRENVYLNASILGLSRKETDRYFDDIIEFSGIEQFIDTQVKFYSSGMYVRLAFSVAVHVDPDILIVDEVLAVGDEPFQRKCMDKIKSFQQAGKTIILVTHSMAQVGEICDRAVVLEHGAVMFDGDPGEAIKVLREGFEEARQEEEAKAPHPLEQLSISATSLELDGQPVAAPALGRGERLQFSVVVDSVEPVADVIVGMGIETPLGQVVFGTNTELLDLPIASIVGPTRVQFDLGELHLGDGQYIVHASVGTRGAGEVARTDHAGHFNVRTGTRNVGLVDAPVQASVSTAIG, translated from the coding sequence TTGACCGAATCATCCGTCGTCGTGCAAGTGCGCGACGTCTCGAAGCGTTTTGTGATTCGGAAGGAGAAGTCGCTCAAGGAGCGCCTCGTCAATTTTGGGCGATCAAACAAGCACAAAGAGGACTTCTATGCTCTCCGCGATGTGAACCTCAACATTCAAGCGGGAACCACTGTGGGCCTCATTGGTCCGAATGGCTCAGGCAAGAGCACCCTGCTGAAGACGATCGGCGGAATTATTCAGCCCACGACCGGCGAGGTCAAGCACCGTGGGCGTCTCGCGGCGTTGCTTGAGCTCGGGGCCGGATTCCACCCTGACTTGACCGGTCGAGAGAACGTCTACCTGAATGCGTCGATTCTCGGACTGTCCCGCAAAGAGACAGACCGCTATTTTGACGACATCATTGAGTTCTCGGGAATCGAACAGTTCATCGACACTCAGGTTAAGTTCTATTCATCCGGCATGTACGTGCGTCTGGCTTTCTCAGTAGCGGTTCACGTCGATCCCGACATCTTGATCGTCGATGAGGTTCTAGCGGTTGGTGACGAGCCCTTCCAGCGCAAATGCATGGATAAGATCAAGTCCTTCCAACAGGCTGGCAAGACGATCATCCTGGTGACGCACTCGATGGCGCAGGTAGGTGAGATCTGCGACCGGGCAGTCGTGCTTGAGCACGGTGCGGTCATGTTCGATGGAGACCCCGGCGAGGCGATCAAGGTTCTGCGCGAAGGCTTCGAAGAGGCGCGACAAGAGGAGGAAGCGAAGGCTCCTCATCCCCTTGAGCAGCTGTCGATCTCCGCCACCTCCCTTGAGCTGGATGGCCAGCCGGTTGCCGCGCCCGCGTTGGGGCGAGGTGAGCGGCTGCAGTTCAGCGTCGTCGTGGATTCGGTTGAGCCAGTCGCAGACGTCATCGTGGGGATGGGGATCGAGACGCCCCTGGGTCAGGTGGTGTTCGGTACGAACACCGAGCTGCTCGATCTGCCGATCGCGTCAATCGTTGGCCCGACGCGCGTGCAGTTCGACCTCGGCGAGCTGCACCTGGGTGACGGCCAGTACATTGTGCACGCGTCCGTGGGTACCCGAGGTGCCGGGGAAGTGGCGCGCACGGATCATGCGGGGCACTTCAACGTGCGGACGGGAACCCGCAATGTCGGCCTCGTTGACGCACCTGTCCAGGCCTCCGTATCGACCGCCATCGGATAG
- a CDS encoding nitroreductase family protein: MKRFAKRLLAIGWIRKSYEAINRVTLETLGWTPSLVHVFYFFSFLTFGREQTAVFRGRRNYYRNKQRGRVTHVELRRNVHRLEKGILMRPRRESFALDYIEETTEFFEVAVAQVRRDPEHTDSDEVYWARDVLREYFAAVGEQSPVIQRCRARFDALAFDSEAGARHPYPHAQLPELTVGYDDMLTLAQRRRSVRWFDGRPVEREVLDKALLVARQAPTACNRLPYEYRIFDDAEMVAKVAGLPFGAAGYAHNIPTIAVVVGKLDSYFSPRDRHAVYVDASLSAMSFLLALETLGVSTSVINWPDFEPLENKMQKLLGLDTTERVVMLIAIGYADSTGMVAYSQKKQLSTLRSFNALA, encoded by the coding sequence TTGAAGCGCTTTGCTAAGCGCTTGCTGGCGATCGGCTGGATTCGAAAATCCTATGAGGCAATCAACAGGGTCACCCTTGAGACGCTCGGTTGGACTCCATCACTCGTTCATGTCTTCTACTTCTTCTCCTTCCTGACGTTCGGTCGCGAGCAAACAGCTGTCTTCCGGGGTCGACGTAACTACTACCGGAACAAGCAGCGGGGCCGCGTCACTCACGTGGAACTTCGACGCAACGTGCATCGGCTCGAAAAGGGCATCCTCATGCGACCGCGCCGCGAGTCGTTCGCGCTCGACTACATCGAAGAGACAACGGAATTCTTCGAGGTGGCGGTCGCTCAAGTCAGGAGGGACCCGGAGCACACCGACTCCGACGAGGTCTACTGGGCACGCGACGTACTCCGTGAGTACTTCGCCGCCGTCGGCGAGCAGAGCCCCGTCATCCAGCGGTGCCGGGCGCGCTTCGACGCGCTCGCCTTCGACTCCGAGGCGGGCGCGCGCCACCCGTACCCGCACGCGCAGCTGCCTGAGCTCACCGTCGGCTACGACGACATGCTCACGCTGGCGCAACGGCGACGCTCGGTTCGCTGGTTTGACGGTCGCCCTGTGGAGCGTGAAGTTCTCGACAAGGCGCTGTTGGTGGCCAGACAGGCACCCACCGCCTGCAACCGCCTGCCGTACGAATACCGCATCTTCGACGACGCCGAAATGGTCGCGAAGGTCGCCGGACTCCCGTTCGGCGCCGCGGGCTATGCCCACAACATCCCCACTATTGCCGTGGTGGTGGGCAAACTCGACAGCTACTTTAGCCCCCGCGACAGGCACGCGGTCTACGTGGATGCGTCGCTCTCGGCGATGTCGTTCCTCCTCGCGCTGGAGACGCTGGGCGTCTCTACTAGCGTTATCAACTGGCCAGATTTCGAGCCTCTTGAGAACAAGATGCAGAAGCTCCTCGGCTTGGACACGACCGAGCGAGTCGTGATGCTCATTGCGATCGGCTACGCCGACAGCACCGGAATGGTCGCGTATTCCCAGAAGAAGCAGTTATCCA
- a CDS encoding GNAT family N-acetyltransferase, with the protein MPSELQALPARLLDQGRQVIPAGTLMYWELNVEDAPTASVPGGIETREVQSLAQGSADLASAMLLITDSFAGYTNHYSANPRLDPGVVAQGYLQWAESTLTGQSSRGFLISDPSGVVGCATVVSVDAGETAWEIELAGMSTQRQGKGLYRYLLEAVRSAALRDGIDKILISTQSHNIRVQRAWARAGFVPVAAVDTLHLMR; encoded by the coding sequence ATGCCGAGTGAACTGCAGGCTCTGCCCGCAAGGCTGCTCGACCAAGGGCGACAGGTTATTCCCGCCGGCACTCTGATGTACTGGGAACTGAACGTGGAAGACGCCCCCACGGCCTCCGTGCCGGGCGGTATCGAAACGCGAGAGGTGCAATCCCTCGCCCAGGGCAGTGCCGACCTTGCCAGTGCCATGCTGCTCATCACCGACTCATTCGCCGGTTACACGAATCACTACTCCGCAAACCCGCGATTGGATCCGGGCGTCGTCGCGCAGGGTTACCTGCAGTGGGCGGAATCGACGCTTACCGGGCAAAGCAGCCGCGGATTCCTGATTTCTGACCCGTCGGGCGTCGTCGGGTGTGCAACCGTCGTTAGCGTCGACGCCGGTGAAACCGCCTGGGAGATCGAGTTGGCGGGGATGAGTACGCAGCGCCAAGGGAAAGGCCTCTACCGGTACCTCCTGGAAGCAGTGCGGAGCGCCGCGCTGCGGGATGGTATCGACAAGATCTTGATCTCGACGCAGAGCCACAACATCAGGGTTCAGCGTGCGTGGGCTCGAGCCGGGTTCGTGCCGGTCGCCGCCGTCGATACGCTTCATCTCATGCGCTAG
- a CDS encoding GtrA family protein, translated as MALPTPASLAGLSGQGLKYLVVASLTSLFYLGVMSLGLLIGWHYFIAIVIAQAVTIAGAFPAYRRFVFQSTGPIGRDFVRFLSVWLTGMIAGLVLTPLMVELVGMHPLVAQVIAIAVVSIGSFLAHRYFSFKPSTDVADSRALPGDGNL; from the coding sequence ATGGCCTTGCCGACGCCCGCGAGCCTCGCGGGCCTGAGCGGCCAGGGACTCAAGTACCTCGTCGTAGCCTCATTAACTTCACTCTTCTATCTCGGCGTGATGTCACTCGGACTCCTGATCGGCTGGCATTACTTCATCGCGATAGTTATTGCGCAGGCGGTGACGATCGCTGGCGCCTTTCCTGCTTACCGGCGGTTCGTCTTCCAATCGACAGGCCCGATCGGTCGAGACTTCGTCCGGTTCCTCTCGGTATGGCTCACAGGAATGATCGCTGGTTTAGTGTTGACACCGCTGATGGTGGAGCTCGTCGGGATGCATCCGCTCGTCGCTCAAGTCATTGCGATCGCCGTGGTCAGCATCGGATCCTTCCTTGCCCACCGCTATTTTTCCTTCAAGCCGAGTACTGATGTCGCCGACAGCCGTGCGCTGCCGGGCGACGGGAACCTTTGA